tcacaattcacgagcattctataatttattacaagtaatagtttgaaagaaatacaactgtctgaatgaaagaaaacagtaggacataaaagatagacggggacttcaaggtctatgaacgccgacagatctaccttgagtctccggacagcggaccaatagcaaaaactcgatcaacctgagccggtaccaaaatctgcacgtaaagtacagagtgcagcatcagtacaaccgatcccatgtactggtaagtgtcgagcctaacctcggtgaagtagtgacgaggttaggatAACACACCCACATATAatctgaacagtataatcatgccagtgacaacaacagtaaataaaaaaataatgcaaAAATAACGGGAAAGGGGACATATAGTgagggaatacaatataaagagtgagaataatgaaaagacataattaaaccgaaaatccttaaacgaattgagcaaataaaacagcaaaggaaaactacacggcatcacccttcgtgcttttactctcaacctcaccaaataaataaatagaacggcactgCATCACCcctcgtgcattaaacctctcataatatacacggcatcacccttcgtactttatcACTCACAAATCATGGCACTACATCaccctttcgtgcattaacactcacatatcacgacacggcatcaccctttgtgctttacactcttcctcgcaatataaataatacatgcacggcatcacccttcgtgctttacactcatcctcacaaatcacagaatcaataacaactgaTAGATatgagtatcacaaagaaaccagtattttgcccataatcaatagcacaatgtaacctcaactttgaatcaatattcgaaagttaccaaatctcagtgaaaatAGATATAAGTCACCccacatttcaaataacccgctaagcatggatagtagaatttaagggtACAAAACAGACAAGAATGTAATTTTACTCGCAagttatgactcgacaacgacacatagatgctcgtcacctcacctatacatcgtatttaacaaccaaacacgtagcaaataaaaacataatacctattccctgaagccaaagttagacacgacacttacctcgattcgcAGGCCACTCATTGCTCAAGTACCATTTTCcccttagaattcacctccaactcactcgtatctagtcacaaatagcttaataccatcaattatcgctaaaggaatcaactttaatgaataattacagatttccaaaattttctcaaaaaaaaaaaccaCCCCTGGGGccgcttggtccaaactcgaggttcggaccaaactccgtttacccattcaccctcgagacCGAATATGTCATTAGTTcaggaatccgaccccaaatcgaggtctaaattcccaaatttacaaaatctCTAATTCTcctaaaattcctaatttctacccttaAAGAACAAGATTTAGGCCTAGAAATCTAGTGGGTGTTGATGGAAATTGAAAGGAATGAGTTTAATAATATGAACCTATGATTTGGTGTTGAATTCTCACTTCAAAAATTGCCCAAGGTTGAGTTCAAgcaaagaaaatgtgaaattttgaacAAATCTCGTTTTTGAAGTCTGTTTTAAAACACTGGAGAGGTTTTcaccgcgttcgcgagaggcctgtcgcgatcgcgatgcacagtgacctaaggccttcgcgtttgcgagtctttctacgcgttcgcgtaaggcagctcccctcaagccttcgcgttcgcgacccaatggacgcgtttgcgtagaagaacatgacccccctccccaggtcccttaaactatcgcgttcgcgtgagactgatcgcgttcgcgaagtgcaccacccccaatgcttcgcgtttgcgaccagtccttcgcgtttgtgaagaagaaaattcccctgcccccattttacctttcacGTTCGTGACACTACCTACACGAACGCGAAAAAATGGCACACCAGAACAGTTGCTGCaataaaatctcagattttctaagtgcaaatcaccccgtagcctatccgaaactcacccgaaccctcgaggctccaaatcaAGCATGCGCACAAGTCTAACAAAATCATACAGACTTgttcgtgcgatcaaatcgccaaaataacacctaaaactacggatttagcatcaaaatcaatgaaattctcaagaacacttaaagTTAGTATTTTCTCAATCGAAGATCCAAATCACGTCATttaaactccgtttctcaccaaatttcacagacatagtTCAGATATTATAgcggacctgtaccgggctctggaaccaaaatacgggcccGATACCATCAAAATCAAGCATTAAGCATATACTTTAAAACCAGTAATTTTCTCAAATTCAATTTTAGTCAGAAATTCATTTCTCGGGCTatggacctcgaaattcgatttcgggcatacgcccagatccCATATTTTATTACGGGCCCACCGGACTGTCGGAACACGGGGccgggtccgtttacacaaaatgttgaccaaagtcaactaaaaatcaCTTTTAAATTCCAACAATTATTATTTCTCCTATATTTTCACATAAAGGCTTTCCGGAATTACgctcggactgtgcacgtaaatcgagtaGGATAAATATAAGATTTTAAAGGCTAACGAGCGTGGAATAAAGTCCTAAAATACAAGATGACCCCTTGGGTCATCACAGATTGTTACTTAAAATTTATTATATCGCTAAAACCATCGTTATGTAACGACAAAAAAGTCACTTTATAGAACCACATATTTGGTGTGATGACTTTTTTTCTCTTATCTTGCCCTTCCtcattattaaataatcatattttatcctttaccttacttttatatataataattttactaTGTATCATGTTTTTTCTTACTAATATTGCAAATTTATTCTTCGTGTTTTTGGTACATAACATCATGAAACGATAACAAACGATACAATTTATCCAAACGTTGTATTCAtcaaataatacaatacaatgcaatataatataatacgatacattatgaaatgaCATATACAACAATCCAAACAAAATGTGCGAATTTAATGCTGAAATTATCATAGTTTTCATGTTTAGACACTCGAGTTTGAAGTTGAACTTTGTCAAAGCCTAACTTGAACAGTTTAATCTAAAGTTTGCTAAAACTGGTCAATCCTTTAAGTATTGTTTAAAACCTAGATATAATTTAACTAGCTTATTATAAACGGATATCTAGAGTCATTTCTACGTTAAGCAACAACATTTTGGTAGTCATTTGAaagtttattttcttcaaatttttaacaaTTGTATTTTCATGATAGTAAGGTGCTCCCCTTTATTTGAATACCCATTTACGGCTTTGATTGTTAAGTTGTAAGACAGAAATAAGTCGATTGTCATCATTTCGAAAATCAGATTTTCAGTCTTTCGTTCGAAAGATTTAATTAGTTCATCTAGTAATCTAatataaatatcaaatttttctAAAAACACAAAATGTTAATGCTTGAATATATGCTTTTCTAAAAATGATATTTGGTCATTTTTATTCGCGAGATTgctacacaacaacaacaacaataacaacatagcTTTAATAAGTGTTTCTACACGACTAATATAAATAGCTTTAATGGATATGATAAGTTTTTCAATTTCTACACCAAGCAAATAGCAAAACAGTTATTCTTACAAAAGCAAGAAATATTAACTTGATTTCTTAACTTATATTCTCCATTTTATAAAAGAAATCTCCACTTCGGTTAAAACAAAAAACAATAAGGAGAACGTCAAATTAGAAAACTTATGTGTTCGAGATTCTAATAGTTTTAAGTTacggttctaaattaataatttatatatatttaataaaattatacAGAGTTTGAACCAAAGCTACCGCATTCGACCAAAACCATAAGCTATTCTCTGGCTCCGTAAATTGGGATCAATTATATAAATACTCACtgattttatttctttatttaagtTTATCATAGATTAACATTTTATAAAAATAGTTGTTTATTTTTACTgatataaaatttataaaaagaGCAAAAAGTTATAAACGAAAAAAAAACGGTTGGGATATGATAAATCACTTAACACTTGGACCAATACAATGTGCACAAATCAAGATTGGCCTTTGGGGCAAACAGAATCCAATTCATAAAGTTAGCAGTGCATTACATAAAGACAAATTTACGTGTCCTCTATTCCTCTAGGACACGTATTTTTTTGTACTGTCAACTCAATAACTCAACTCTAgcataataattaaaaaaaaaaaacagtgcTCAAGAATTCCATAACATAGTGCCACAGAATAGCAGAATAGTTGATATTGGAATTTGGAGACACCCTTTTGCTTATGCTTCATCTTGGTTAGTCTTTTAATCCCTTTCAATCTTTTTGAAACATACAGTTAAATTGTTTTATAAAAATCAATAGGTGCATTAACATAGCCAAGAATGGTTTTTCTTCTTAAATTTGTTTCTTTTTACTGTTTGTTGATTGCTTGTGTTGGTTGTTCTGCTTCCTCGCTGTTGTTACTGTTTTCCTGACTTTTATACTACTGTATTTCTTCTTTATACTGTTGTTGTATTTGCATGTTTGCTTGGAGCCGAGAGTCTACCGGAAACAACCTCCTTACTCCAACAAGGGTGGGATAAGGTTGCGTGCACACTATATTCCCCGTACCCTTATTTATGAGATtacactaggtttgttgttgttgttgattattttgtGAGCATTGCTCGATGTATAACTTGTTTTCTTGTGATGGTTCTAGCTATGTTTTCACAGTCTTGCTATATGAGAGATTGGATTAATTCTTTCTAAATTGCTAGCTTATGTTGAAGACTTGCCTAGTTGGGAATATATTTTAGCCATGTTAATACGTCTACTTTAGGTCCTATGCTTTCGCTCTGCCAGGCACCTGGACAGGGGTTAGCTCTGTAAATGTGTAGAGCCAAGTGTAGTGTGGTGTAGTAGTAGGGGGTCTTTTAGCCCTATTGGAGATTCGAATGTCAGTATGAAATATAGAAAACTTATACTagtacttttttattttatttttataatattggaTTGATGAAGTTAAATGTGGAACATGatcagtgaggattcatatagcagGTCTCAACTTATTTGGTATTAAGGCGTAATTGTTTGTTGTATGTTGAAGACTTGCCTAGTAGTTTATGCTTTACTTTTTGGGCGGAGGGAGGGTGGGATTGAGAGATCGTTAGTGTTTTGGAGCGGTTGAACTTATCTTGAAAGATTCATACAACATGGTTTCTTGATGTAGTGTTTGATTCTGTAGTTATATGTGTTACTCTTGGTGACTTGTTTAAAAAATGACTGGAATTGGTAATCAGTAGATTTTAGACTTTTGGTTCCACGTTACGTCTTCTGTTTGTCTTTTTTGAGAGTGAAGACAATAAAAAGCGTGAGTAATGGAATTTAGTAACAACAATCATTTGGTTTTCCAACTTCAGTCTTGATCTGGAAAATATTGAGAATTATATTGCCTCTTCTCTTCCTCATTTCTTGGGCTGTTTAGTACAGTTTGTCATAGTTTCTTGTCCTTTGATTGTAATAGATGCTTTTGCTGTAACAGGGTTGTTGAAGGTTTTCTCGAGCGGTTGTGAACTGGTGAAGATATTTGCTAGCGGAAATCTTATCTTCTGTGTTAATTTAAGGCAGAATGGACCACAATAATCTTGGAACTTCTCAAGGTATTTCAACTTGTTACCGTGCATGCCTTGTCTCCTAACAATATATCTGTTTTGCTGAAAGAAATTAGTTTTATGCATAGGTTTGTGCTATTTTAAGTTTCAAAACAGATCAGAGAATCGTATCCGTCTTTTggtttctgcaagaggttgttgaACTAATGGTTTTCGTGAAAGGTATATCATTGGAAAAAGATAATCAAATCATTCAAAGACATAATGTTCATCAGAAAAATAGTTAAAGTACATAATAATGTGGTGGAAAGGAGTAACATAGCATCAGAGCCCAAAAAATTGCATAGGCAAAATCGTAAAACCAACTTGAACATTCCTTAAAGCGTATATAGATATTACTTTTTATGGAGCGCGACAAATTTAAGACGTAGGATCTTACTCAAAGTTAAGTGTAGCAGTCTTCTAGAGCAGGTGACATAATCAAAGCAGAGGAAGGGATTTCGATAAAATTTTGCACGTACTTCACATATTCTGAGAATGAAGTCCATCATCATAATATAAAGGGTAAATGGCACTTGCAAAACATGTCGGCATTGGGATGATTATCCATAAGATTATGAAACGTCCTTTGCTTATTTATTAAGCAGGAAACGGTGTATCCACTTGGTTCAGAAACTGGCAAAATGTTCACTTCAGCAAGAGTAAATAATGTCCTGCAGAACGGAAAGAAACAGTTTTTGATTTACTTTCTTCTCTCCAAAGAGAAATAAGATACTCGTGTCTCACTCTCTTTTTTAGTTAAGTTTTTTTCCTTAGTCAGGACTCAGGAAAAACAGAGTTGAGGCACAACACTGTGACAGTGAAGAGGGCTCTTGCTCGGTGTGCTGTTGGAATTGTTATCTCTATGTCAGTATATAACCATAAAGTTATTGGACAATTCGTTACTCACTTTAAGTTCTGGAAAGTATTGTCCCAACAAACTGTCCGAGCGAGCTTTCCTTAGGAAGATTTAAAGCTTGGTAAATTTGATAAACTTCGCTCAAACACTTGTGAACTCCAATTCTTTGTTGACTGGATCTCTTTAACCAAATAAGAAAACTGGTAATCACAATTTacatccttgatttgtcatgcgcCTGAAGACGGCAATATTTTCTTGATTGAAGATGAAAGGTCAATGGACAGAAATTCAGAAGGAGATGCAATAAGTAAAGAATAAGTACCAGATATTGGGCTTAACAACATTTCTAAATGCCAACCTTGAAGGTATCAAGAACTTAGTTCATCCTAAATTCAGTAATTTTTACCTTTTCTGGAAAAAGAAAGGAGAAATAAAAACTTGGATCATTCTTTTTGTGGAAAGAGAAGCTTTAGCATAGTTTCTGAGGAAAGTGTACACTTTTTTCTGTATATCATCTTTTCATGATTTTTCTTGTTAACACAATGTATGAGGCGTTCCGAAACTTTGCAATCGTCTAATTAGATGATAATAGATTGCCTATGATCTTAATCAATTCCAAATGTTGCAAATGCGCATGATGTCTTGCCCTGAAATGATGGATCTTTAACTGCAGCAATTAAGAAAGATTATAGCATTAAGAATGAAAGCAGTGAATCCAATCAAAAACTGCATAAGGCTTCAGGGGAAGTGACATCTGAAGGGAATCAAGGTCAAGGTGGTAGGAATGTCGCAGGCGATGTAGCTCCACGACATGTGAATTCTCAAGGCGAAGTAAATATGGAGGCAGATATCACTATGGATGATGTTATAAGAGCCGGAGGTCTAGGAGCAAGAGACGATTTAAATAGTGTTCTTCCTATCGCAACCGATACCACTGACTTTGAGGCTTCTATTCGTGATGCTTGGGACTATGAAGGACCACGTGAAAGCATTAAGCGACCGGGCCTTGGCTGGAC
This region of Nicotiana tomentosiformis chromosome 4, ASM39032v3, whole genome shotgun sequence genomic DNA includes:
- the LOC104103265 gene encoding uncharacterized protein, with amino-acid sequence MDHNNLGTSQAIKKDYSIKNESSESNQKLHKASGEVTSEGNQGQGGRNVAGDVAPRHVNSQGEVNMEADITMDDVIRAGGLGARDDLNSVLPIATDTTDFEASIRDAWDYEGPRESIKRPGLGWTEPAKK